CCTTCGAGCACAACAACATCATCCTGCAGGCGCTGGGAACTGCGGACACGGTGCAGGTCGACCTCACCTACGCAGATCTGCGCCAAGGCGATGTGCTGATGCTCTGCTCCGACGGGCTGAGCGGGATGTTGCGCGCAGATGAGATGCGCGAGGTGTTGATCACCATCAAAGATCCACTGGAAGCCTGCAAGGTTCTGACGGACCGCGCGAATCTCGCCGGCGGTCACGACAACATCACGGTGATCGTCGCCAAGTTCGAGGGCTCGGGTCTACCCCCGGCGAGTGCTGAAGACCTCCTCAGCTACCAGAAGTACGCGATCACCCAGCAAGCGACCGCAGACGCCACCGTGCGGGCTGCACCCGTCGCTCCAGAGACGCCCCTCAACCTGAGCGACGAAGCAGCTCGCGAGTCACGCAAGCTCAAGGTTTCCCACACCATGGTCGGCATGGACGCCGCGACGGTGCAGGCCGCGGTTCAGGCAGCGGGGCAAGGGCCGGCTCCCCACACTCCACCGATGCCGCCGGCGTACTACGATCCCGAAGAGGATCCGGTCGACATCCCCACCACTGGTTTGCCGCCAACCGTGGTCGGAATGATGGTCCTGGGTGCGTTGCTGGTCGCCGCGTTGGCGGGTGGCTACCTCGCCCTGGCGCCTTGACCAACGCGCCGTTGGAGTTCGCGCGCGCTGATCCCGCGCAGAGCCTGAGCACGTCGCGAGGTCACTGATGCGACACCTGCTGCGACGTCTGCTGTGGCTCTTGCCGGGCCTGATGCTCATCAGCTTGTTGGGCTTCTGGGCGGTCAGCCGTACGTTGCAGCCAAGCGCGAGCGCGGTGCCGCGCTTCTTCAACCCAAACCCGGTCAGCGTGCGTAACCTCGCGGAAAGAGCGATGTGGGACGCAGCCGAGGGAGGAAGCGACGGAGCAATCGAGCTCCGACGCCTCGGGGGCGCAGCACTGCCCTACGTCTTGCCCAAGCTCGATACCCTGCCGCCAGCCCAACGTACCCGCGTCGCGCTCGCTCTGGCCCCGTTGGGTCGCCGGATGGGCGTCGGGGAGCCGGAGGAGCTCGACGACGCCGAGGCGGCAGTGGTGTTCTGGGGGCGCTTTTGGCAAGACCGAGGCCTCGACTACCGCCCTTTGGTCGTCCGACGCGCGGTGTCCAGGCTGGCCTCCAAGAGCTCGACGCTGCGACGTGCAGACGTGTTGGCGCTCGACACCTATGCCTTGCCGGAGCTCTTCGCCGCGCTCTCTCCCCCCCAAACGGAGCAAGACATCCCCAGGGCCCGCCGCTTGGTCGCGGTGATCGCGCACATCACCGAGCGCAATGTACAAATCCGCAAGGAATCTACCTTGAAGGAGGCGCGGCAGAACGTACTCGAAAACCGCGAGTGGTGGCGTAGGGAGCGTTCGAACTACATCCCCCGAGAAGGCACGGACCGGGTCCTCGCGATGCTGCGAGATACCCAGTACGGCGAGTGGCTCACTGCGACCATTGTGTATCGTTCCGACGAGCTGGTTCGCCAACTCGGCTACGCGAGCGTTCCCAGCCTACGCTTGGCCGGCTGGGCAATCTTTGGGTCGATGTTGCTGGCCGTGTTGCTGCTACTCCTCCCGGTACCCCGAGGTCGACGCTACACGCTGCTTTTTGCCTGTTTCGCGAGTTCACCGTTCTGGTTCGTGTTGCTGTGGACAGGGTCTGACCTGGGCGCCGTAGCGATGGCGCTCTTCGGAGGCATCCGCACGGCAACGTACGCGAGAGCTCTACAGCGCCAGCTGGTGAGTCCCACCCTCGATCAAGCCGAACGTGGATTTGGGCTCAGTCCGCTAAGGCGCCGGGTACGTCATGCGCGCCTCGGCCTGGGCTACGCCGTCGCTGATCTGCCACTGGCCTTGCCTGGAATTTTTTCCGCGAGCATGCTCGTGGAGCTGGTTACCGGACAAAGCGCCCTGGGAACTCGCACGCTGCAGGCGGTCAAGCAGGGTGATATCGGCTGGGTGATGGTGCTCCTCGTGGCACTAACCGCGATGGTTGCAGTGGTGCAACTGATCGGCGACTACGCGCTCGGCCGCCTCGACCCACGTCTCCGCGAGGCACTGCACAAGCGAGAGGGGCGACTCGTATGAGGTTTCAAGTCGCGCTGTTGCTACTTGGGCTGGGTCTCGCGCTGAGCGCAGCCGGGTCTGTGCTCTCAGCCTCACCCGGCTTGTTCCAGCTCTGCCTGGTTGGTGTTTCCGTGGCGATTTTCGGGGCAGCGCTCGGCGTTGCGCTAGCGCTCTCCGCTGCGTTCGGCCCACGCGCAGTGGATCGCTTGCTCGCGCGCGGAGTGGAGGCGAGCGCAGCGCTCCCGACGGTGATCTTTCTCGCGCTGATGTTGATCGCCCAACCTGGCCTGGGCAGTACATTAGTTTTGCTTGCGCTGCTCAGGGCGCTACGTGTTGCCCGCCCGCTACGCGCCGAACTCCTGCGGATGCAGACTCTCGATTGGGCCCTTGCATCCCGAGCGCTCGGCGCCAGCACTTGGCGTCAGTTTCTATACGGATATTTACCAGCGTTGCTCGAGTTACTGGCCCTCGAGCTCGGCAGCGGCGTCTTGTGGACGCTAGGTGTGGTCTTCGCCACCTGCTACATGCGGCCCGACCTGTTGCCCCAGGGTGTGCTTTTGTTCGACGCCGCGAGCGGCGTAGCGCCCCTCGGCTGGGCTGGGGCTGCGTTGCTCGGCGCAGGCAGCCTCGGCTTGGTCTTTCCAGGTCGCCGCAAGCGTGGGGGGGGAGGCGCACCAGCGCAGCAACCGAGCCCGACAAGAAGCGCCTGAGCCCAAGAACTGGCGCGGATTTGGGGCTCGCTAACGCGCCGCCGGTTTTTGTTGTAGAAGCCCCCCATGGCACTCGCCCAAATCAGCGAACAGACGTTTGAGCAGGAAGTCCTCCACAGCGAGCTCCCCGTGATGGTGGAGTTTGGCGCTGAGTGGTGCGGCCCCTGCAAGACGGTGGCGCCGGAGCTTGCTGCCCTCGCTCAGGAGCTCGAGGGCAAGGCGAAGATCGTCACCGTAGACATCGACAAGAGCCCAATGTTGGCCCGCGCTCTGGGAATCCAGTCCGTGCCCACGTTCGTGGTCTTCCACAACGGACAGCCTGCTGGAGGCAAAGCTGGCGCGATGAAGCGAGCGGAGCTGCGCAAGCTCATCGAGCCCTTCTTGCCGCGCACCGCCGGTGCTTTGAAGCCCGAAGAGGTCGCGGAGCTGCTGAAGCGCGGACAGATCAGCCTCGTCGACACCCGAGAGGCACCCGTGTTCGCCCGTGCGCACCTACCTGGCGCTGCGAATCTGCCCCTCGAAGAAATCGAGAGTCGCCTGGCGGAGCTACACATGCTCCCCGCGGAACCGGTCTTGTACTGTCGCAGCGGAGACAAAACCAAGGAGCTAGCAGAAAAGCTCAGCGAGCAAGGCGTCCCGGTGAACTTCCTGGAAGGTGGCGTGCTGAACTGGGAAGCCGCCGGCTTCGAGCTCGAGCGCCCGGACTGATAGGCCGAGATGCTGACGTGACGCCCCCCTGCTTGGGCGTCACGGGCGGTTCGCCAGCTCAGACGCCGAGCTTTGACTGAGCCGCGGCCAATGCCACCCGGATCACTTCGCTGACTGGCTGATGAGCCTCCCGCGCGATGCGCTCGCAATCGGAGAACTCGGGCTTGATTTGCGCCGGGCCAAAGTCGCCCTCGCTGACCTTGACGCGTACATCGCCCCACGGTGTTTCCACATGGATTTCTCGGCGTGGTCGAACAACGCGCGCGACACGCCTTCGTCGCACACCAATCGAGCTGGTCTCGCGCAACACGCAGCGGGCGACGTCATCGGCCGTACCCAAGGGCGCCAATGCGGAGATCACCCAGCCTGGTCGGCCCTTCTTCATCGTTACAGGGACAATCCAGGCATCCACCGCGCCGGACTCGAGCACCGCAGCGAGCGCGTGACCAGCGAGTTCACCGGTGAGGTCATCGACATTGGCCTCGAGCAACTCGATGTCATCGGTCGAGCCGTCCGGGGCGATGAGAATCGCCCGGAGAGCGTTGGGACGATCCGGAAGCTTGCGGGTACCTGCACCCCAGCCGTGGGCGAGCGGCTTTCCAGTGGGCCAAACGCCAGTGCTTTCCGCAACCCCGGCCACGATGGCAGCGCCAGTAGGCGTCACCAGTTCGGCCTCGAGCCCGGAGTCGACGGTCAAGAAACCCTTGAGACAACCCAGTGTGGCGGGCGCTGGCAGCGGGATGCGCCCGTGGCGGCACTCCACGAAGCCGCGTCCTAGCGGCAGCGGGGTGACCAGTACTTTGGCCCCCAGATAGTCAAAGCAAGCCGCTGCACCAACGATGTCAACGATCGCGTCAAGCGCGCCGACTTCATGAAAGTGTACCGACTCGACGGGAATGCGATGAACCGCCGCCTCGGATTCCGCAAGGATACGGAAGATGCGCTGAGCTAGCGACTTCACCGATTCGCGCAGCCCACTGTCTGCGATGAGCTTTGCGATTTCAGCGTAGCTCCGCTCCCGTCCGCCGGCCTCCAGCTTGACGTCGAAATGCGTCGCACCGATCGCCCCAGCAGGCACGGAGGCGAGCTCCAGTTCGAAGCCGGAGAGAGACAGCGTCGCCACCGCCTCACGCACCACCGCGAAGGGCACTCCGAGGTCGACCAGCGCCGCGATGGTCATGTCCCCCGCGATACCGCTGAAGGTGTCGAGCAGGAGCAACTTGCCCTGACCAGCACCACGCGGGAGCGCGTCACGCCAGCGCTCTGGGTCGCCATCGATCACCGGACCGTGGTGGTGTCCGTCCCCGTGAGCGTGATGGTGCTCATCCTGATCATGATGCTCATGATCATGGTGCTCATGATCATGGTGCTCATGGTCGTGGTGCTCATGGTCATGAGACTCACCGCCGGCGCCCGGCCCGTGAGTATGCCCCGAACGATGGCTCCCCCCACCGTGGGGCGGGCTCACGCCGCCGGCCCCATACGACGTAGAATGCGAAACGCCGCCATGGCCGCCCCGAATCCGTTGTCGATATTCACCACGGAAACGCCCGACGCGCAGCCGGTGAGCATACCGAAGAGCGCGGTGAAGCCACCAAGCGCGGTGCCGTACCCGACGGAGGTCGGCACTGCGATCACGGGACCCGCGATCAGACCACCGACGACGCTCGCAAGCGCACCCTCCATGCCGGCCACGACGATCGCCACGGGGGTGTTTTGCAGGAGGTCGAGGTGCCGCACCACGCGGTGGATCCCTGCAACGCCCACATCGAAGACCCGTTGGTGCTTGGCACCACAAGCTGCGAGCGTCTCTGCAGCTTCTTCGGCGATCGGGATGTCGCTGGTGCCAGCGGTGACGATGGCAACGGGTGAGTTATCGAGGGACTCGACGACGCGGTCTCGGCTGATCACGACCCGCGCCTCTGCCTTGTACTCGAGAGCTGGCAGGACTTCGCAAATCCTTTGCGCCTTGTCGTTTTCCACACGCGTAATCAGCACGTTGGACGACCGAGCCAAGAGGGCCTGTGCGATGCCGATGATCTGCTCAGGGGTCTTGGACTCTCCAAGCACGACTTCAGGCAGCCCCTGACGCAGGGCGCGGTGGTGGTCCACATTGGCGAAACCGAGGTCCTCGACTGGAAGCTGCTTCAAGAGCTCCACCGCCGAGTCCAGCTCGACCTCTCCACGCTGCACCTTCTGCAATAATTCGCGCACCGATTGCGTGTTCACAGGGGCTCTATAGTCCTTCACCCCGGGCTCCACCACCAAGAGCGGCGCCTGGACCTGTCGCGCCTGGCTTGTGCTCATGCCTACCCGCCACTAGAACCCGTAAAGTGCCAGCGCTTCTCGGCCCCTTGATCGGCTTCGCCTTGGGCGTTGTCTTCGCCTGGTTGAGCGTTGGCAGGGCGGCACGCGACCGGCTCCAGGTGCGTCATCGTGGCACGCTGCTGAGCGCAGCGTACGGCCTGCTGATCTTCGCCCCAGTATGCGGCTATTTCATCGCCTTCGCCCCCGACTGGTCGGTCGCCTATTGGTTCGATGGGGCGGCGCTCGTGACGCCTTGGGGCCTACTCTGGGTGTTGCTCGACGCCAGTGCGCCCGCCCTTGGGTTCCTGATCGCCACACGCCAGGAGCGAGCCAAGCCGAGCTTCCTCGTGCGCGTTGGAAGCGCACCGGCTTTGCTCGCCCTCGGCCTGTTCGTCGTGAGCTACCGAAGGCTTGGAAGCTACGGCACCTATCGCCAGTTCCACGGTGACTTTGGCGTGCACCACGTCAGCGGAACGCCCCTTGGCCACGCTCTACTGTGGATGCTGCCGATCCTCACCCTGGGCACCCTGTGGACGCTGTACTGCATGCGTGACCTCAGCAAGGGCGCGACTTCCCCCATCCCGCGCCGGTCGCGTCGACACCCGGAACTAAGCTAGTGTCCAGGACTGATTCCTCGCGCCGCTCGGCGCGAATGTGGGTTCGCGCCGCGTGAGGCGCCCCCTTAGATGGAGCACCGAGAGATGAAGGACGACACACAACAGCTCAGGGAGCTGGCGGAGAAACTCGTAGCCCGCGCGCAGAAAGCAGGAGCCGACGTCGCTGAGGTGTCGGCGCGCTCAGGCTGGGAGCTGTCCACCAAGGTCAGGCTCGGAGAACCCGAGCTCGTCGAAGAGGCTGGTCACCGCGGTGTGTCGATGAAAGTGATCCGTGACCAGCGCGTGGCCATGAGCGCGACGAGCGACCTCTCGGAGGCCGGGCTGGAGCGGCTGGTGGCGGATGCCATCGCGTTGCTCGACCTGAGTCAGCCGGACGCCTGCGAAGGTCCAGCGGACCCAGAGCTGCTCGCAACCCCTCCCTTCCCTGAGCTTGATCTGTACGATCCCGCCGTCGAGGAGATCGATGCCGCCGCGGCGCTCGAACGCGCCAAGCTGGCTGAAAAGGCCGCGCTCGGCTTCGATGCGCGGCTCACGTTGTCGGAGGGCGCGACGTTTGCTCGCAACAGCGGCATCCGCGTCATGGTGCTCTCCAACGGCTTCGTCGGGACCACGCGCGGTTCCTACGCCTCCCTGGTGGTCTCGCCCGTCGCGAAGGACGACGGCGGCAAGAATCGTCGCGGCTTCTACTGGTCGGCGTGTCGCCATCTGGCCGACTTGGAGGATACCGAGGAAGTCGGACGCGAAGCCGCACGCCGCACGCTACGCCAACTGGGTGCACGCAAAGTCGACACCTGCGAAGCGCCGGTCATATTCGACCCAGACGTCGCCCGCTCCATCGTCGGCACCTTCGCCGGCTGCATCACGGGCGGCGCCGTCTGGCGCAAGTCAAGTTACCTCGCGGAAAGAGAAGGCTCCAGCGTCGCCAGCCCCCTGGTCACCCTAATCGACGATCCGCTGCTACCGCGAGCGCCTGGCTCCCGCCCGTTCGACGGTGAGGGCATGCCGTCCAGGCGAAACGTGGTGGTGCAGGACGGCGAGCTGAAGACGTTTCTGCTCGATTGGTACAGCGCCCGCAAGCTTGGCCGTGAATCAACCCACAGCGCGTCGCGAGGAGGCGCCTCGGTCGGTTCTTCGACCAGCAACTTCGTGCTGCAGCCAGGTAAGGTCAGCCGGGACGAGCTGATTCGCTCGACCAAGCGCGGGCTCTATGTCACCGAGATGATGGGCTTTGGCTTCAATGCGGTGACCGGCGATTTCAGCCGCGGCGCCGCTGGGTTCTGGATCGAAGACGGTGAGCTGGCGTTCCCGGTGAGCGAAATCACGGCCTCGTCGAACTTGGACACGATGCTGAAGAACATCGACGCGGTCGCCGATGACCTGGTGATGAAGACGTCAGTGGCCGCACCAACCTTCCGCGTCTCGTCGATGACCATCGCCGGGTCGTAGCTCGCCAGGCTGCGACCTCAGCTTCTCGAGGCGGGGGTCGTCTGTAGGGACCCAAAACTGAAGAGCCGATCGACGCCCCAGGCGAAGATCGGCTCAGCAGTTTGTGCGTACCCACGCTCAGGGGATCGGCCGGTCACGACGACGGACGCGCAGCAGACTCGCCAGGCTCCCGGGGTCGAGGAGGTCAAGCAGTTCGTAGCCTTCCGCGTCCGCGGGGGGCGAACCAACCCATACCACTCTGCAATCTTCGCACGCCCGATCGATCGCCGCACGGAAGGCCTTGAGGTCGACGCCAACCATCTGCTCGGCGACGACCACAACCATCAGTGGGCGATGGGACGGGCACATCACCAGTGCGTCGAGGGGATTCTCCAAGCTGATGGCCCCTCGAGGTAGCCCAAGTGTCCCAGCGCGCGCATCCTCCGCGACGAGCAACAGTGGACACCTACAGCTCAACTCGTCGGGTACAGGGAAGCCGGAGCGGCGCATGAACTCCGCCACATCTTCCGCGCGGAACCGTAGGTGACGCCCCGGAGTGCGGAAGTGCGGGATGCGTCCGTCCGCCACCCAGTTGTGGACGGTCTTTACTCCACAACCCAGGAGCTCTGCGACCTGGCGCGTCGTCAAAGGCGCCTGCTCCTCGCGGCGATACACTTTGATGCGAGACCCGGAGCTCCGACCGTCATCCCACTCCGCGAGAGTTTCGTCAGTCGTTTCGGCGGATGCGTCGATTGCTCGTTGGTTCACACTGGCCCCCTTTGTGGGGTTGGGGTTGGGTTCGGCGCGCAAACGCGGATGGGGTCGCGCGGGAGGGGATGGGCCGTGGCTAACGCACTGTCACCGCGCGGTAGCCTGAAGTCGCAGTGAAGCTAATCTTGGTTTATGGAAACGAGCCCGCATTCGTCAATCGAAACTCGCGACGCGGGGAAAGATTGTCGCGGAACCAGGACCGTCGGCTAGCGGAGAGTGACTCAACCCGTCTCTCCATGACGCGATCACCAATCCACGAGTGAACGCACGAACGCGCAACCAGCGCAAAGCGCACGGCTGGCTGCTCCAAGCGGCCTTGCAAACCACAACACCTACAGACTCACACCGAACGTTCCCGTTTCGACACCGGAATGTCGGTGACTTGAACGTCTGTTGGCCAGACGCCTTCTGCTGCCCGGAAACACGCGGCAGCGCCGTTCTCGAGTTGTGGCAGCAAACCCGCCGTTGAGCGTTGGCCCGCGGCAAGGGTAACACGCCAGTCGATGCGAAACGGAACTCGTTCGGAGCGCTGACTAATTCTCCCCCGAACGTAGCCACTGCGTGAGACGGAACGGCGTTAGTCAGTAGCGGCGGCGTCGAAACGATTCGCTTCGCCTGGAGATGCGCCCGGCGCGCCGTGGGTCTGGAAAGAGATGAGTACATCACTCAGTTCCGGTGTCCGCCTCGCAACGCTATACCCTGGCTTGTCATGTTTCAACGGTGGAATAGCGGACACCAAATCTCCGTCGGGATCTCGCAGGATGAGCGGCTCTCCTGAATTCGAAAGCCCGCTCTTGCCCAGCTGCTCCACCACGATCAGCTGAACCTCCTTCGAGGGTGACAGGTCGAAAGGGTATGCGCGATCATACTCAGGGGTGACGAGTAGCGCGTACGCTCCCGGCGACACCGTCGCAGGCGGCAGCTCGGTGCGTCCCGCACCATCCTCCAGCGTGTAGCCGTCCAGGGATGCGACGCGGGAGCCCGCATTGAAAAGCTCGATCCACTCCTGCGCGGGTTCTGGCCCGTTCGGATTTGCCAGCACCTCGTTCAGTACAACCTGCGCTCGAGGAGCAAGGGTCCGAACTTCCCCCTCATCACGCAGCGTGTTGCCCGCGGGATCCAAGCTAACCAACGAGTAGGCATAGCTGGTGTCGGGGCTTAGCCCTGAGATGACTAGAAAATCACCAGTTTCAGGCCCGAGTGTGTTGCCAGCGATCTCAACGACCCACAGCGACTCTCGGGGCTTCCGCAATGCCAGGTACGAATCCCCTGCACGCGCGCACCCATCGGCCAAAGGCTGCTCCGTGACCGCGCACTCCAAGGAGGCTCTTGCGACGGATTCTTCAACCGCAAGCCGCGTGGCGGGTAGCCAACTGTCTCCGATTGCAAGCGGCGCGAGACACGGCTCCGAGGCGGAGTCGGTGAGCTCAAGTGTGAAGCAGCTCTCGGCCAGGAACCCTACATCGCTTATCCCCACGGCAACGTGCCCTGCTACGCCGCACGCGTCCAGCGACACGCTGGACTCCCCTACCCGCCATCCTGGACAGAAGACAGCTAGGCGACCGGATCGCCCCTGAGGAGGCCAGACCCGCGGGGCGTATTCGGGTTGTTCGAATGCAACGTCCACCTCGAGCAGCAGGCCCAACCCGAGCTCAGCCAGGGAGTAGCGCTGCCCTGGGACGAGCGGTTCCTGGTTGCCGAGCCATGCTGGAGCCGCGGGATCAACCCCCCAGCGCAACGCTTGAACCTCCCGGTCGAGCAACGACTCGGGGAGGTCGCGCTCACGCAAGCGGCGCTCGTAGTACTCGCTGAGGCTGCCTGTATAGAGCCGCAGGTCGGCGGCGTTGCTGCCGGGCACTTCGAACCGCGCCACGTTTGGGATCCCTCCCGCGCTCGGCGCACCATGAATCTCAATCTCCCTGTCCGGAGCGACCTCCGGCACGGGCGGTTCGAACGAGGGCTCGCAGCCCACTACGACGGCAAGAGCAGCAAGGACGAGCGCGGATGAAACGGGCGGATTCGATCGGAGGTACGGGGCCACCTGAAAACTTCGACCGGTACCAGCGCGAGTTGCTTCTTCGATGGCTGGGGCACTACGGTTCCCGCGTGAGCCCTGAAGACATCAAGCAACTACGCAAGGACCTTGGCTGCACCGCCCGTGAACTCGCAGAGACCCTGGGCCTCGAACAGAAGGAAGTACTCGCGTGGGAGGATGGAGAGCTCTTCCCCACCAAACGCTGGGTGAGCGCGATGCAGCGGCTGAGGCAAGAAGGGCCCAGCGCTATCAAGAAGAAGCCCCGCGGCAAGGCCAAGGGCGCCACGGGGATGGCTCGTCTTCACGACGCGGAACTCTGGGCGATCGTGCGCAAGCTCCTGGCTCACCCTCAGCTGTTCGAACGCGTCAAGGCGCTCGCCGCCGACTTCGACGACCCGAGCTGAGCTAGCGCTCAGTCGTCGTCGTCGTCGTCGTCGTCGTCATCGTCGTCGTCGTCGTCATCGTCGTCGACGTCATCGTCGTCGTCGTCCGATTCGTCGTCATGGTCCCAGCCACGGTCCGTCTCGTCTGCCTCGGTATCGGGGGCACTGATGGAGACGCTCCCCCGAGCCTCTCCGATGTCCTCGTCGTCGGTGTCGTCCTCGATGGACAGCTGGGCGCGTGGCGGCTGCTCGTCCCAGGCGTCAACGGAGTCCTCGCTTAGACCTTCTCCGTCGTCATCGCGTTGATCGGCATCACCGTCATCGGCATCGCCGTCATCGTCGTCATCGTCGTCATCATCGTCATCATCGTCATCATCGTCATCATCGTCATCATCGTCGCCGCCATGGGCCGTGGCGCGCGTGTCCTCTTCGTCACTCTCAGCAGACTCAGCGCGCCGTTGCATGCGCTCCGCTTCGCGACGCTCGAGCTCCTCGAGCTCCGCCCCCATGAGTCCCTCGTCGAGTTCGTCGTCATCCCCGAACGTGTCGCCATCGCTGCGATCGCGAAACTCCTGAGTCGGTTCGCCCTCGGCGTCGACGGGGATCGGATCGCCGCCATCGAACGCTGCTGGCGCTTCGTCGTTGAATTCGATGGGCCCGGCAGGTGCTTCCTCTCCGAGCTGGCTCGTGAACTTGTCTTTCGACTCCTCGCTGAGTTCCGTGAACTCACGCAGCGTCGGGAGATCCTTCAGCGAATCGAGACTGAACAGCTCCAAGAAGGCGTCGCTGGTACCGTAGAGCATCGGACGGCCTGGTTCGTCCTTCTTGCCGAGGATGCGCACCAAATCGCGCTCGAGTAGGCCCTTGAGCACAGGCCCACAGTCCACCCCACGGATGTCGTCTATCTCGGGGCGCGTGATCGGCTGCCGATACGCGATGATGGCGAGAGTCTCGAGCTGCGCGCGGCTTAGGCGCACTGGCCGCTGGGAGAGATGGGTCCGAACGTACTCGCCGTAGCGAGGGTTCGAACGGAAGCTGATGCCTCCAACAGCCTCGTGGAGCACCATCCCGCGGTCGCGGTATTCCGCGCGGAGCTCGTCGATGATCTCCTGTGTTCGCTTCTTGTCGAGCTTGGCAGCGCGGGCCACTTCTTTCACGGACAGCGGCTTGTCGGAGACGAACAGGATGGCTTCGATCAGCCCACGCAAGAAGCCTTCAGTGTCTTCGATGTCTTCCTCGACCGCCGCCTCACCTTCTCCGAGGAGCGAACCAGAGGCGCTCTGCTCATCGCCGTCGATCAGGGTTAGCTGAGGCCCGGCATCGGCGGCTTCCTCCGCATGAAGTTCTCCTTCTGCGGCTCCGTCGCCAGCCTCGGTCGCATCAGAGGCTTGCGGGACGGGCGCTGTCTCTTCTTCCGCGGCATCCCCGTCAGACGCCTCGTCCACCTGTTTTGAGGCCGTCTTCGAGGCCTTCTTGTCCGCCTGCTTGGCGGTCTTCTTCGAGGTCTTCTTGGCGGTCTTCTTCGAGGTCTTCTTGGCGGCTTTCTTCGAGGTCTCCCCAGCTTCCGGCGTTTCCTCCGGTGAGCTGTCCACCTCGGGCGCGCCCACCTCCGCCGCGTCGTCGTTCAGGGGCGCGTCCGGCGTCTCGCTGTTGTCCGTCTCACGTTCCGACGCCGCCGACTTCTCTTTCCTCGCGGCAACTGTCTTCTTGGACGCCTTCGCGGATTTCGTCTTGGTCGCCTGCTTCGCGGCCTTATCGGCCTTGTTTGACGCTGGCTTCTTTGAGG
This portion of the Polyangiaceae bacterium genome encodes:
- a CDS encoding TldD/PmbA family protein, which produces MKDDTQQLRELAEKLVARAQKAGADVAEVSARSGWELSTKVRLGEPELVEEAGHRGVSMKVIRDQRVAMSATSDLSEAGLERLVADAIALLDLSQPDACEGPADPELLATPPFPELDLYDPAVEEIDAAAALERAKLAEKAALGFDARLTLSEGATFARNSGIRVMVLSNGFVGTTRGSYASLVVSPVAKDDGGKNRRGFYWSACRHLADLEDTEEVGREAARRTLRQLGARKVDTCEAPVIFDPDVARSIVGTFAGCITGGAVWRKSSYLAEREGSSVASPLVTLIDDPLLPRAPGSRPFDGEGMPSRRNVVVQDGELKTFLLDWYSARKLGRESTHSASRGGASVGSSTSNFVLQPGKVSRDELIRSTKRGLYVTEMMGFGFNAVTGDFSRGAAGFWIEDGELAFPVSEITASSNLDTMLKNIDAVADDLVMKTSVAAPTFRVSSMTIAGS
- a CDS encoding ABC transporter permease subunit encodes the protein MRFQVALLLLGLGLALSAAGSVLSASPGLFQLCLVGVSVAIFGAALGVALALSAAFGPRAVDRLLARGVEASAALPTVIFLALMLIAQPGLGSTLVLLALLRALRVARPLRAELLRMQTLDWALASRALGASTWRQFLYGYLPALLELLALELGSGVLWTLGVVFATCYMRPDLLPQGVLLFDAASGVAPLGWAGAALLGAGSLGLVFPGRRKRGGGGAPAQQPSPTRSA
- a CDS encoding helix-turn-helix domain-containing protein, coding for MTTRQVAELLGCGVKTVHNWVADGRIPHFRTPGRHLRFRAEDVAEFMRRSGFPVPDELSCRCPLLLVAEDARAGTLGLPRGAISLENPLDALVMCPSHRPLMVVVVAEQMVGVDLKAFRAAIDRACEDCRVVWVGSPPADAEGYELLDLLDPGSLASLLRVRRRDRPIP
- a CDS encoding serine/threonine-protein phosphatase, producing MSQNGDAAGDIRIHLFGRTDVGQIREHNEDNFLVADLTRRSRSLMEADRQQTVGPRGTVLGVCDGMGGAAAGEVASQLAVDIIYEKLVDGELPKDRDDLARRLVRAIEEAGLRIFNEARADRSRRGMGTTSTIAALVDSRLFLGQVGDSRAYILRGDRMVQVTRDQSLVNQLIEAGQLTEEEAETFEHNNIILQALGTADTVQVDLTYADLRQGDVLMLCSDGLSGMLRADEMREVLITIKDPLEACKVLTDRANLAGGHDNITVIVAKFEGSGLPPASAEDLLSYQKYAITQQATADATVRAAPVAPETPLNLSDEAARESRKLKVSHTMVGMDAATVQAAVQAAGQGPAPHTPPMPPAYYDPEEDPVDIPTTGLPPTVVGMMVLGALLVAALAGGYLALAP
- a CDS encoding ABC transporter permease subunit — translated: MRHLLRRLLWLLPGLMLISLLGFWAVSRTLQPSASAVPRFFNPNPVSVRNLAERAMWDAAEGGSDGAIELRRLGGAALPYVLPKLDTLPPAQRTRVALALAPLGRRMGVGEPEELDDAEAAVVFWGRFWQDRGLDYRPLVVRRAVSRLASKSSTLRRADVLALDTYALPELFAALSPPQTEQDIPRARRLVAVIAHITERNVQIRKESTLKEARQNVLENREWWRRERSNYIPREGTDRVLAMLRDTQYGEWLTATIVYRSDELVRQLGYASVPSLRLAGWAIFGSMLLAVLLLLLPVPRGRRYTLLFACFASSPFWFVLLWTGSDLGAVAMALFGGIRTATYARALQRQLVSPTLDQAERGFGLSPLRRRVRHARLGLGYAVADLPLALPGIFSASMLVELVTGQSALGTRTLQAVKQGDIGWVMVLLVALTAMVAVVQLIGDYALGRLDPRLREALHKREGRLV
- the larB gene encoding nickel pincer cofactor biosynthesis protein LarB; its protein translation is MNTQSVRELLQKVQRGEVELDSAVELLKQLPVEDLGFANVDHHRALRQGLPEVVLGESKTPEQIIGIAQALLARSSNVLITRVENDKAQRICEVLPALEYKAEARVVISRDRVVESLDNSPVAIVTAGTSDIPIAEEAAETLAACGAKHQRVFDVGVAGIHRVVRHLDLLQNTPVAIVVAGMEGALASVVGGLIAGPVIAVPTSVGYGTALGGFTALFGMLTGCASGVSVVNIDNGFGAAMAAFRILRRMGPAA
- a CDS encoding thioredoxin fold domain-containing protein, producing MALAQISEQTFEQEVLHSELPVMVEFGAEWCGPCKTVAPELAALAQELEGKAKIVTVDIDKSPMLARALGIQSVPTFVVFHNGQPAGGKAGAMKRAELRKLIEPFLPRTAGALKPEEVAELLKRGQISLVDTREAPVFARAHLPGAANLPLEEIESRLAELHMLPAEPVLYCRSGDKTKELAEKLSEQGVPVNFLEGGVLNWEAAGFELERPD
- the larC gene encoding nickel pincer cofactor biosynthesis protein LarC; translation: MSPPHGGGSHRSGHTHGPGAGGESHDHEHHDHEHHDHEHHDHEHHDQDEHHHAHGDGHHHGPVIDGDPERWRDALPRGAGQGKLLLLDTFSGIAGDMTIAALVDLGVPFAVVREAVATLSLSGFELELASVPAGAIGATHFDVKLEAGGRERSYAEIAKLIADSGLRESVKSLAQRIFRILAESEAAVHRIPVESVHFHEVGALDAIVDIVGAAACFDYLGAKVLVTPLPLGRGFVECRHGRIPLPAPATLGCLKGFLTVDSGLEAELVTPTGAAIVAGVAESTGVWPTGKPLAHGWGAGTRKLPDRPNALRAILIAPDGSTDDIELLEANVDDLTGELAGHALAAVLESGAVDAWIVPVTMKKGRPGWVISALAPLGTADDVARCVLRETSSIGVRRRRVARVVRPRREIHVETPWGDVRVKVSEGDFGPAQIKPEFSDCERIAREAHQPVSEVIRVALAAAQSKLGV